GTGTACGCTATATCGCGAATACCTCGGGTGTGCCGGCCGAGTACCTCTTCGAGCGTATTGGGCTGCCGCTCACCGGCAACGATTACAAGCCGCTCGACATGCTCGGCGACGAGCTGCACTACCAGGGTGGCCCGCCCAGGCTGGTGGCCGATCTCCAGCGCGCGCTGTCCGACTATTCGGAGAGCAAATGAACTTCTCCGACCTGAGCAGCCAGGCGCTGACGTATATTGTCACCTATGGCGCAGTTGCGCTGGGGGCGTTGGTGCTGCTTGCGGCCATAGGCTTGCCGCTCCCGAGCACCTTCCTGGTGCTGGCCAGCGGTGCGTTCATTCAGCAGGGCGTGCTCGAACCATACTCGACCGTGACGGTGGCGCTGGCCTGTGTGCTGGCCGGCGATCTGCTCAGCTATGGTATGGGCCGGCTGCTGCGCCGCGCGGTTCAGTCGCGCTTTGGCGGGTCGCTGGCCTGGCAGCGCGCCGAGGCCTACTTTCAGCGCCGTGGCGCGCTGGCGGTCTACCTGACGCGCTGCCTGTTTACCCCGATCGCCGTTCCGGTTAACCTGGTGGCCGGCAGCAGCGGCTACTCGGCGCTGCGCTTCGCCGGTTTCGCGGCGGCCGGCGAGCTGACCTGGCTGCTGGGCTATGGCATGCTCGGCTATCTCTTCGGCAGCCAGTGGGAGGCGCTCAGCGATTTCATTAGCGACTTCAGCGGCCTGCTGGTTGGCTTGCTCATGCTTGCGGTCGGTGCCTTCTGGCTGCTGCGCTGGTCGCATCGCCCGGCCGCCAGTGTGCCCAAGCCCACCTCCACCACTCGCCTCTAGCCGCCGCGCGCGTGTGCAGCCGGCGAATCGTAAACAGCGCAGCGCTACGCGGCTGTTTTGCTGGACTGCGGGCCGGCGGTAGCGGCCGCGCCCGGCTGGTGCCGGTAGAACTCGACATGCGCCGGTGGCAGCGGCGTATTCCCCATGATCAGGTCGGCGGCCTTCTCGGCGATCATGATCGTCGGCGCGTAGATGTTGCCGTTGGTCACACATGGCATCACCGAGGCGTCGACCACGCGCAGGCCCTCGAGGCCATGCACCTGCATGCTGGCCGGGTTCACCACGGCCATAGCGTCGCTGCCCATGGCGCAGGTACACGAGGGGTGGTAGGCCGTCTCGGCGTC
The sequence above is drawn from the Candidatus Kouleothrix ribensis genome and encodes:
- a CDS encoding DedA family protein, whose translation is MNFSDLSSQALTYIVTYGAVALGALVLLAAIGLPLPSTFLVLASGAFIQQGVLEPYSTVTVALACVLAGDLLSYGMGRLLRRAVQSRFGGSLAWQRAEAYFQRRGALAVYLTRCLFTPIAVPVNLVAGSSGYSALRFAGFAAAGELTWLLGYGMLGYLFGSQWEALSDFISDFSGLLVGLLMLAVGAFWLLRWSHRPAASVPKPTSTTRL